Proteins from a single region of Desulfobacterales bacterium:
- a CDS encoding CoB--CoM heterodisulfide reductase iron-sulfur subunit B family protein, with product MNYIYYPGCSLEGTAREYDLSVRAIMTAADVELHTLADWTCCGASAAHATSHLLSLALPARNLALAEGMDAAEDILVPCSACYLNLQTAACLKDHNTRRHINSVIGEEGLHWNGTGRVRHLLDVLSTDVGPECFRDRVEKPLSNLVIAPYYGCQCLRPFAVFDDPETPRSMEPLIEALGATVFHWDMGGKCCGAANMNTKTDVGIALVGAILNAATGADAILTVCPMCQMNLEAYQNKISRYYDKPLQITILYLSQLIGLALGITEKDLGLHLNLAVTESFREKLKSA from the coding sequence ATGAACTACATCTATTATCCCGGTTGCTCCCTGGAAGGAACGGCGCGGGAGTATGATCTATCCGTCCGGGCCATCATGACGGCCGCTGATGTCGAATTGCATACGCTGGCAGACTGGACCTGCTGCGGCGCCAGCGCGGCCCACGCCACCAGCCATCTTCTTTCGCTGGCCCTTCCCGCACGGAACCTGGCCTTGGCCGAAGGGATGGACGCGGCAGAAGATATTCTCGTGCCGTGCAGTGCTTGTTATCTTAACCTTCAAACGGCTGCTTGCCTGAAAGACCATAATACACGCCGGCACATCAACTCAGTGATAGGCGAAGAGGGGCTTCATTGGAACGGTACCGGCCGGGTCCGGCATCTCCTGGATGTGCTTTCAACTGATGTCGGGCCGGAATGCTTTCGGGATCGAGTCGAAAAGCCCCTTTCGAATCTGGTGATCGCCCCTTATTACGGGTGCCAGTGCCTTCGCCCCTTTGCCGTTTTTGATGATCCGGAAACGCCCCGGTCCATGGAACCCTTGATCGAAGCGCTGGGCGCCACCGTTTTTCACTGGGATATGGGGGGAAAATGCTGTGGAGCAGCCAACATGAACACCAAAACCGACGTGGGGATTGCGCTGGTGGGAGCAATCTTAAACGCGGCGACCGGCGCGGACGCGATTCTTACGGTCTGCCCCATGTGCCAGATGAATCTTGAGGCCTATCAAAATAAGATTTCAAGATATTATGATAAGCCGCTTCAAATCACAATACTGTATCTGTCGCAATTGATCGGACTGGCTCTGGGGATCACGGAGAAAGATCTGGGGCTTCATTTAAACCTGGCCGTCACGGAAAGCTTTCGCGAAAAGCTTAAAAGCGCATGA
- a CDS encoding 4Fe-4S dicluster domain-containing protein, producing MKVTAVNCAEQKDSGQPVPNPLAPIREMVSACIQCGTCTGSCPNAFAMDYTPRAMWRMVLSGETEAIFESQTFMVCSACYYCTLRCPRGLPLTDAMAALKRIAAQQDLANHRRSVRFYQAFMESIRKHGRVHETEFMARYLISMKNPVLALQFTPLGMKLMAKGKLNIGSPAKGTFRLEAIFRKARELEEPK from the coding sequence ATGAAGGTTACGGCAGTAAATTGCGCTGAGCAAAAGGATTCGGGGCAACCAGTTCCAAATCCGCTGGCACCGATTCGGGAGATGGTGAGTGCCTGCATTCAGTGCGGCACCTGTACGGGCTCCTGTCCCAACGCCTTTGCCATGGATTATACCCCCAGGGCCATGTGGCGCATGGTATTGTCGGGGGAAACCGAAGCGATTTTTGAAAGTCAAACCTTCATGGTCTGTTCCGCCTGCTATTACTGCACGCTTCGATGCCCGAGGGGATTGCCCTTAACCGATGCCATGGCCGCCCTCAAGCGAATTGCGGCCCAGCAGGACCTTGCCAATCACCGGCGAAGTGTCCGGTTTTATCAAGCCTTCATGGAAAGTATTCGCAAACACGGCCGGGTTCACGAAACGGAGTTTATGGCCCGCTATCTTATTTCCATGAAAAATCCAGTCCTTGCGCTGCAATTTACGCCGCTGGGAATGAAGTTGATGGCCAAGGGCAAGCTTAATATTGGCTCCCCCGCCAAGGGCACCTTCCGGCTGGAAGCCATCTTTCGCAAAGCAAGAGAACTGGAGGAACCAAAATGA
- a CDS encoding FAD-dependent oxidoreductase encodes MNPYRKAGTAMVVGAGISGIRAALDLAEFGYGVTLIDRAAHLGGILSQLDYQFPSNHCGMCKMLPLVNRNAASQHCLRKGLSHENIEILLSTELVAVSGEPGNFQVTLREKARGIDPAKCMGCGLCTEVCPVAVPDTFNAGLTLRKAVFLPAPLILPHTYQIDAAACTGCGQCVPVCPTGAIQLQALDRQRFRILVVDDELIVRESLKAWLQEEEGFSVISVASGAEALACLAEGPPIHLMLTDIKMPGMDGVELLQKARELFPELTVILMTAYATVETAVEAMKIGASDYLIKPFEPDKLIPMVTGVYHEFEMARARRVTVGAVVLCGGTAFFDPSTGINTFGYGVYPNVVTSLAFERMLSGTGPSRGCPVRPSDGKPVSRAAWIQCVGSRDLQLDADFCSGVCCMHAIKEAVMAKQKAAGNFEAAIFYMDMRTAGKSFQRYRESAEALYGVRFERVRIHSVAPAAKGSGDLLLRYADENGALHETRWDMVILSVGQRPAPGIEALAEMTGIGRNRWGFAETEAFSLSRTGREGIFIGGAFSGLTDIQDAVIQASAAALGASRILHGAGGSLALEAPAGPEERDVAKEPPRILAVLCTCGGKCLSKADVAAIAPRLLLDPAVQQVEGIEQLCGQDGGGQVARLLKDAGANRLLIGACTPYAHHAGLRELARETGLSADLMTVADFRPPFLMSETTQPAVSIAALLHTMETGIAALKRVTPGPVAGGDIEQSALVVGGGIAGMHAAIGLADHGFQVALVEKSDSLGGNMKWLHHTLDGHAVAPLLQETLARVQAHPHITVQTGTRVMGAFGQVGQFVTTLEGPEGVVQTQHHGVTILATGGTEAATTAYGYGTSAFILTQKELETALRTQQLDPAQLRSVVMIQCVDSREEPRNYCSRICCPTALKHALRLKEMQPDIVVTILYRDIMTPGFTETYYTQARKTGILFIRYDGDHKPRVEPLADGVQITVREPILERDVQIMADRLILATGIVPTLSPELAQAFGIDRDQDGFFQEAEPKWRPVDALKEGVFACGLALSPRNITESIASAEAAAQRALRLLARKHLPAGKVTSMVRHSLCSLCERCIEACPYGARTLDEDPAQVQVNPLMCQGCGACVSACPNGASVLEGFFKTQMLEIIDSACW; translated from the coding sequence ATGAATCCTTATCGTAAAGCCGGCACGGCCATGGTGGTGGGCGCGGGCATCAGCGGCATTCGGGCCGCTCTCGATCTGGCGGAATTTGGATACGGGGTGACCCTGATTGACCGGGCGGCGCATCTGGGAGGCATTCTTTCCCAGCTCGATTATCAGTTTCCCTCGAATCATTGCGGCATGTGCAAAATGCTTCCCCTGGTGAATCGGAATGCCGCCTCTCAGCATTGCCTGCGAAAAGGGCTTTCTCATGAAAATATTGAAATCCTGCTGTCCACCGAACTGGTTGCCGTGTCCGGAGAACCGGGAAATTTTCAGGTGACCCTGCGGGAAAAGGCACGCGGAATCGATCCGGCCAAATGTATGGGGTGTGGTCTTTGCACCGAGGTTTGCCCGGTGGCCGTGCCGGACACCTTCAATGCCGGTTTGACCTTGCGAAAAGCGGTTTTCCTGCCAGCCCCGCTGATCCTTCCCCATACCTACCAAATCGATGCGGCGGCCTGCACCGGTTGCGGCCAATGCGTGCCGGTCTGCCCCACTGGTGCCATTCAGCTTCAGGCGTTGGATCGGCAAAGGTTCAGAATTCTGGTGGTGGACGATGAATTGATCGTGCGCGAATCGCTTAAGGCGTGGCTGCAAGAAGAGGAGGGATTTTCTGTCATCAGCGTCGCCTCGGGCGCAGAGGCGCTGGCGTGTCTTGCCGAGGGGCCGCCGATACACCTGATGCTCACGGATATCAAAATGCCGGGCATGGATGGCGTGGAATTGCTGCAAAAGGCCCGGGAGCTCTTCCCGGAACTCACCGTGATCCTGATGACCGCCTATGCCACGGTGGAAACCGCAGTGGAAGCCATGAAAATAGGCGCTTCCGACTACCTGATCAAGCCCTTTGAACCGGACAAGCTGATTCCCATGGTCACAGGGGTTTACCATGAATTTGAGATGGCCCGGGCGCGGCGGGTCACTGTGGGCGCGGTGGTGCTGTGCGGCGGCACGGCGTTTTTTGATCCCTCGACCGGAATAAACACTTTCGGGTACGGGGTGTATCCCAATGTGGTGACCAGCTTGGCGTTTGAACGAATGTTGAGCGGCACGGGGCCTTCCCGGGGCTGCCCGGTGCGGCCATCGGATGGAAAGCCCGTTTCCAGGGCCGCCTGGATTCAGTGCGTGGGCTCCCGGGACCTTCAATTGGACGCGGATTTTTGTTCCGGCGTTTGCTGCATGCATGCCATCAAGGAGGCCGTGATGGCAAAGCAAAAAGCCGCCGGAAATTTCGAAGCCGCCATCTTTTATATGGACATGCGCACCGCCGGAAAATCCTTTCAACGGTATCGGGAAAGCGCCGAAGCGCTTTACGGTGTTCGCTTTGAACGGGTTCGTATTCATTCCGTGGCACCGGCCGCTAAGGGGAGCGGGGATCTATTGCTGCGATACGCGGATGAAAACGGCGCGCTTCACGAGACGCGCTGGGATATGGTGATTCTCTCCGTGGGGCAGCGGCCGGCGCCGGGTATCGAGGCCCTGGCCGAAATGACGGGAATCGGCCGCAACCGTTGGGGGTTTGCGGAAACAGAAGCCTTTTCCTTGAGCCGAACCGGCCGGGAAGGAATTTTCATCGGTGGCGCTTTTTCAGGGTTAACGGATATTCAGGATGCAGTCATTCAGGCGTCCGCCGCCGCCCTGGGTGCTTCCCGAATCCTTCACGGCGCCGGCGGTTCCCTGGCGTTGGAAGCTCCGGCCGGCCCGGAAGAAAGGGATGTCGCCAAAGAGCCGCCCCGAATCCTGGCCGTCCTTTGCACCTGTGGCGGAAAATGCTTGTCCAAAGCGGATGTGGCCGCCATCGCCCCCCGCCTGTTGTTGGATCCGGCCGTGCAGCAAGTCGAAGGGATCGAGCAACTCTGTGGCCAGGATGGCGGCGGGCAGGTGGCGCGTCTGCTGAAAGACGCCGGCGCCAACCGGCTGCTGATCGGCGCCTGTACGCCCTACGCCCATCATGCCGGGCTGCGCGAATTGGCCCGGGAAACGGGGCTATCCGCTGATTTGATGACCGTGGCGGATTTCCGCCCCCCTTTTCTGATGTCCGAAACCACGCAGCCGGCGGTGAGCATAGCCGCCCTATTGCATACGATGGAAACCGGAATCGCAGCGCTCAAGCGGGTTACTCCCGGACCGGTTGCCGGTGGGGACATTGAACAATCCGCGCTGGTGGTGGGGGGCGGCATTGCCGGCATGCACGCGGCGATCGGACTGGCAGATCACGGGTTTCAGGTGGCTCTGGTGGAAAAAAGCGATTCTCTGGGCGGCAACATGAAATGGCTGCATCATACGTTGGACGGGCATGCCGTTGCGCCGCTGTTGCAGGAAACGCTGGCAAGGGTGCAAGCCCATCCTCACATCACGGTGCAGACCGGCACCCGCGTCATGGGCGCCTTCGGCCAGGTGGGACAATTTGTTACCACACTGGAAGGGCCTGAAGGCGTGGTGCAAACCCAGCATCACGGGGTCACGATTCTGGCCACCGGCGGCACCGAGGCCGCCACCACCGCCTATGGATATGGCACCAGCGCGTTCATCCTTACCCAAAAAGAGCTGGAAACAGCGCTTCGCACGCAGCAACTGGATCCTGCGCAATTGCGGTCAGTTGTCATGATTCAATGTGTCGATTCCAGGGAAGAACCGAGAAATTATTGCAGCCGCATATGCTGCCCCACCGCGTTAAAGCATGCCCTGCGGCTTAAGGAGATGCAACCGGACATCGTTGTCACCATCTTATACCGGGATATTATGACGCCCGGATTCACCGAAACCTATTATACACAAGCTCGAAAAACCGGTATTCTGTTTATTCGATACGATGGGGATCATAAACCCCGGGTTGAACCTCTGGCGGACGGGGTTCAAATCACCGTGAGAGAACCGATCCTCGAGCGGGATGTGCAGATAATGGCGGACCGCTTGATTCTTGCGACGGGAATTGTGCCGACCCTTTCACCGGAACTGGCGCAGGCCTTTGGCATTGACCGCGATCAGGACGGCTTTTTTCAGGAAGCGGAACCCAAATGGCGGCCCGTGGACGCACTCAAGGAAGGGGTTTTTGCCTGTGGGCTGGCTCTTTCTCCGCGGAACATTACCGAATCCATTGCGTCCGCGGAAGCCGCCGCGCAGCGGGCGCTCAGACTTCTGGCCCGCAAGCACTTGCCGGCCGGCAAAGTTACCTCGATGGTTCGTCACAGCCTTTGCTCGCTGTGCGAGCGGTGTATCGAAGCCTGTCCCTATGGCGCCAGAACCCTCGACGAAGATCCGGCGCAGGTGCAGGTTAATCCCCTTATGTGCCAGGGATGTGGCGCTTGCGTCAGTGCGTGCCCCAACGGGGCTTCGGTTTTAGAAGGGTTCTTTAAGACACAGATGCTGGAGATTATTGATTCGGCTTGCTGGTAA
- a CDS encoding 4Fe-4S dicluster domain-containing protein, which translates to MTTTATIPVNPQGLTSSLQAFFRSVLALSDIRALLVPLRLPVNHAVMPTLVTDAAAMAHAAPLSPVFPLNAARMAARLTRKPMGGKIAAFLRPCEIRAFVELVKLKQARTEELVLIGIDCPGAFSNRESAHIVQHQVLESDDAFCSTLLSGTSLPEGLDLSPACRACEHPVPAQADLAISLLGVETQNGLPVTAQSEAGEAVLCAIGLPAAPLPASRAAAVEAFIARRIDFRDRMFADTAAAVNTVEKLERYFAACVNCYNCRVACPVCYCKECVFVTGAFDHEPFQYLKWSERKGAIKMPTDTLFYHITRLAHMSTACVGCGQCSNACPNDIAVMELFRLVAHDTQRAFDYSAGKSVDDPPPLSGFREDEFQEVVGMEPVR; encoded by the coding sequence ATGACAACCACGGCAACCATCCCGGTGAATCCCCAAGGGCTGACGTCCTCGCTTCAGGCCTTTTTCCGATCCGTTTTGGCGTTATCGGATATTCGCGCGCTTCTGGTGCCGCTGCGCCTGCCCGTCAACCATGCGGTGATGCCGACCCTGGTGACGGATGCGGCGGCGATGGCGCACGCCGCCCCCCTATCGCCGGTATTCCCCCTCAATGCCGCCCGAATGGCGGCCCGGCTCACCCGAAAACCCATGGGGGGGAAAATCGCGGCATTTCTGCGACCTTGCGAAATTCGGGCCTTTGTTGAGCTGGTGAAGTTGAAACAGGCTCGCACCGAGGAGCTGGTGCTCATCGGGATCGATTGCCCGGGTGCGTTTTCCAACCGGGAGTCCGCCCATATCGTTCAGCATCAAGTGCTCGAATCCGACGATGCGTTTTGCAGCACCCTGCTTTCAGGCACATCATTGCCGGAAGGCCTCGACCTATCACCGGCTTGCCGCGCATGCGAGCACCCCGTCCCGGCGCAAGCCGACCTGGCTATTTCGTTGCTGGGCGTGGAAACCCAAAACGGTCTTCCGGTAACGGCCCAATCCGAAGCCGGAGAGGCCGTTCTCTGCGCCATCGGGCTGCCCGCCGCACCACTCCCGGCGTCCCGCGCGGCGGCCGTTGAGGCCTTCATTGCCCGGCGGATCGATTTTCGGGACCGCATGTTCGCCGATACCGCCGCGGCCGTGAACACGGTGGAAAAACTGGAACGATATTTTGCCGCCTGCGTAAACTGTTACAACTGCCGGGTCGCCTGCCCGGTCTGCTATTGCAAGGAATGCGTGTTTGTGACGGGCGCCTTTGACCATGAGCCGTTTCAATATCTCAAATGGTCCGAGCGAAAAGGCGCGATCAAGATGCCCACGGACACACTCTTTTATCATATCACGCGGCTTGCTCACATGAGTACAGCCTGCGTGGGGTGCGGTCAGTGTTCCAACGCCTGCCCCAATGACATTGCGGTGATGGAGCTGTTTCGCCTGGTGGCACATGACACGCAACGGGCTTTTGACTATTCGGCGGGGAAATCCGTTGATGATCCCCCGCCCTTGTCCGGTTTTCGGGAGGATGAGTTTCAGGAGGTGGTGGGAATGGAACCGGTCCGTTGA
- a CDS encoding hydrogenase iron-sulfur subunit, with the protein MEDFEPKIVAFVCNWCTYTAADLAGTSRLIYPQNVRLIRVMCTGMVDSQYVIKALLEGADGVLVSGCHPGDCHYINGNFKARRRIKLLKEMLPRFGFEPERLRLTWIGASDGIQFAEIMHSLVNQIRALGPNDAGRKMAI; encoded by the coding sequence ATGGAAGACTTTGAACCGAAAATCGTGGCCTTTGTCTGCAACTGGTGCACTTACACCGCCGCCGACCTGGCGGGAACTTCGCGTCTGATCTATCCGCAAAACGTCCGGCTGATTCGGGTGATGTGCACCGGCATGGTCGATTCACAGTACGTGATCAAGGCCTTGCTGGAGGGAGCGGACGGCGTTCTTGTCAGCGGGTGCCATCCCGGTGACTGCCATTACATCAACGGCAACTTTAAAGCGAGACGACGAATCAAGCTGCTCAAAGAGATGTTGCCCCGGTTCGGGTTTGAACCGGAGCGGCTTCGGCTGACCTGGATCGGGGCCAGTGACGGCATTCAATTTGCCGAGATTATGCATTCCCTGGTGAATCAGATTCGGGCGTTGGGGCCCAATGATGCCGGCCGGAAGATGGCCATATAG
- a CDS encoding FAD-dependent oxidoreductase, translated as MDEKEAKMTIAIGCYICHCGINIAHRVRVAEVTAFARQLMNVVVARDYKFMCSDPGQEMIEKDILAYGLNRVVVASCSPRLHEKTFQGVCRRAGLNPYLFQMASIREQVSWVTSDDAVATDKAKTLVAGAVNRINFHEKLSSREVRVHPDIMVVGAGIAGMQAALDIGASGHKVYLVEKSPTIGGHMLQFDKTFPTLDCAACIGTPKMVSVAQEPNIELLSYSEVTSVSGFIGNFTVQVHKKPRYIKEGVCTGCGECAQVCPVSLPSEWDEGLNRRKAIYKPFPQAVPITFCIDKKDRAPCIAACPGGVNIQGYVQLIGQGKYAEAVQLILERLPLPGVLGRVCPHPCEAACRRAEVDAAVSIRNLKRFAADAVDLAALPRPSIEERSEKVAVIGGGPAGLTAAYYLRLKGYQITIFDALDRLGGMLRVGIPDYRLPQNVLDREIDHILGLGIDTRLDIRFGEDVTLADLEAEGFAAVFLGIGAHGALRLGIPGEDLTRGVIDALTFLREVNLGRRKVPGRQVAVIGGGNVAIDAARVARRLGSESVTVVYRRSESEMPAYAEEIAGALAEGIAFSYLTVPVGIVSDENGIIGLKCIRTELGPPDESGRRRPVPVEGSHFIMDCDALIPAIGQKIETGWATEITGLQWTSRGALVADTATQRTPLPHVFAAGDLVSGPATVIEAVGAAHKAVDAIHRFLSEEDSGASTVETVKADSQPAPQWREIPENTPLSPRAEPQHLPSIESTRSFAEADLGFDAASARQEALRCLNCGICSECMACVTACEAKAIDHRMTGEDRDVKVGAIILATGFDLMDPTPMKQFGYGRYPNVFTSLEFERLSNATGPTGGKILIRDQSGEFTRTPQSVAILHCIGSRDVHYHEYCSRVCCMYALKYTHIIKEKVGHNTAVYDFYIDQRCYGKGYEEFFRRCQEEGTQFIRGKAAEITDRPLCPEETGKLMVIAEDTLLGRRLRLPVDMVVLCAAMEARKSAAEVGRLFGVNQGADGFFLEEHPKLGPLNTATDGVFLAGTCQGPKDIPDTVAQASGAAAKALSLVVRGRVEVPSTISSIDPNICAGCQICIGLCPYGAIEFDARQGVSVVNPALCKGCGSCSGFCPSGAAQVAHFRKKQIFAEFDGIMNALTAVGM; from the coding sequence ATGGACGAAAAGGAGGCCAAAATGACCATCGCCATCGGGTGCTATATCTGCCACTGCGGCATCAACATCGCCCACCGGGTCCGGGTGGCGGAGGTGACCGCGTTTGCCCGCCAACTGATGAACGTGGTCGTGGCCCGGGATTATAAATTCATGTGCTCCGATCCAGGCCAGGAGATGATTGAAAAAGATATTTTGGCATATGGACTGAATCGGGTGGTGGTGGCTTCCTGTTCCCCGAGGCTTCATGAAAAGACCTTTCAGGGGGTCTGTCGCCGGGCGGGATTGAACCCCTATCTATTTCAAATGGCATCCATTCGGGAGCAGGTCTCCTGGGTCACATCCGATGACGCCGTTGCCACCGATAAAGCCAAAACCCTTGTGGCAGGGGCGGTTAACCGAATCAATTTTCATGAGAAACTCTCCTCGCGGGAAGTCCGCGTGCATCCGGATATTATGGTGGTGGGCGCCGGGATTGCGGGCATGCAGGCGGCGCTGGATATCGGCGCTTCTGGCCACAAAGTCTATCTGGTGGAAAAAAGCCCCACCATCGGCGGTCACATGCTGCAGTTCGACAAAACCTTTCCGACGCTGGATTGCGCGGCCTGTATCGGCACCCCCAAAATGGTGTCGGTGGCGCAGGAACCCAATATCGAACTATTATCCTATTCGGAGGTGACATCGGTTTCAGGCTTTATCGGCAACTTTACGGTGCAGGTGCATAAAAAGCCCCGTTATATCAAAGAGGGCGTCTGCACGGGATGCGGGGAATGCGCACAGGTGTGTCCGGTTTCCCTGCCGAGCGAATGGGACGAAGGGTTGAACCGGCGAAAAGCCATTTACAAACCCTTTCCCCAGGCCGTGCCCATTACCTTTTGTATCGACAAAAAGGATCGCGCGCCCTGCATTGCGGCGTGTCCCGGCGGCGTCAACATTCAGGGCTATGTTCAGTTGATCGGCCAGGGAAAATACGCCGAAGCGGTGCAACTGATTCTGGAGCGCCTGCCCCTGCCGGGCGTGCTGGGCCGCGTGTGCCCGCACCCGTGTGAAGCCGCGTGCCGCCGGGCAGAGGTGGATGCCGCGGTGTCCATTCGAAATCTGAAGCGGTTTGCCGCCGATGCGGTGGATTTGGCCGCCCTGCCCCGGCCATCCATTGAAGAGCGGTCCGAGAAGGTGGCGGTGATAGGGGGCGGGCCCGCCGGCCTGACCGCGGCCTACTACCTGCGCTTAAAGGGGTATCAAATTACGATCTTTGACGCCCTTGACCGGCTGGGTGGTATGCTGCGGGTGGGCATTCCGGATTACCGGCTTCCCCAGAACGTACTGGACCGTGAAATCGATCACATTCTCGGCCTTGGCATCGATACCCGTCTCGATATCCGGTTTGGTGAGGATGTAACCCTTGCGGATCTTGAAGCGGAGGGGTTTGCCGCCGTCTTTTTGGGAATCGGCGCTCACGGTGCGCTTCGGCTCGGTATTCCCGGAGAGGATTTGACCCGGGGCGTGATCGATGCCCTGACCTTTCTCAGGGAGGTTAACTTGGGCCGTCGGAAGGTGCCGGGCCGACAAGTGGCGGTCATCGGTGGCGGGAATGTGGCGATTGACGCGGCCCGTGTGGCCCGTCGCCTGGGATCGGAGTCGGTGACCGTGGTCTACCGGCGAAGCGAAAGCGAGATGCCGGCCTATGCGGAAGAGATTGCGGGGGCCCTGGCCGAAGGGATCGCATTTTCCTATTTGACGGTGCCGGTTGGAATCGTTTCAGACGAAAACGGCATCATCGGCCTAAAATGCATTCGGACGGAACTGGGGCCGCCGGATGAGAGTGGCCGCCGCCGGCCCGTTCCGGTAGAAGGTTCTCACTTCATCATGGACTGCGATGCGCTCATTCCGGCCATCGGCCAGAAAATCGAGACCGGCTGGGCAACGGAAATAACGGGTCTGCAATGGACATCCCGCGGTGCCTTAGTTGCGGATACCGCCACGCAACGGACCCCTCTTCCGCATGTATTTGCCGCCGGGGATTTGGTCAGCGGTCCGGCCACGGTTATCGAAGCCGTGGGAGCGGCACACAAGGCCGTGGATGCTATTCACCGGTTTCTCTCTGAAGAGGATTCCGGCGCATCGACCGTTGAAACCGTTAAAGCGGATAGTCAACCCGCCCCCCAATGGCGGGAGATTCCGGAAAACACCCCCCTTTCGCCTCGGGCCGAACCCCAACACCTGCCTTCGATTGAAAGCACCCGATCCTTTGCCGAGGCGGATTTGGGGTTTGACGCGGCATCGGCCCGGCAAGAGGCCCTGCGGTGCCTCAACTGCGGTATTTGCAGCGAATGCATGGCATGTGTTACGGCCTGCGAGGCCAAAGCCATCGATCACCGCATGACCGGGGAGGACCGGGACGTGAAAGTGGGGGCCATTATTCTGGCAACGGGCTTTGACCTGATGGATCCCACCCCCATGAAACAATTCGGCTATGGCAGATACCCGAATGTGTTTACGAGTCTTGAATTCGAGCGGCTCAGCAACGCCACCGGCCCCACGGGCGGAAAAATCCTGATACGGGATCAAAGCGGCGAGTTTACCCGAACCCCGCAAAGTGTGGCCATTCTTCATTGCATCGGCAGCCGGGATGTCCATTACCATGAATACTGCTCACGGGTCTGCTGCATGTACGCGCTTAAATATACCCACATTATCAAGGAAAAGGTGGGCCATAACACCGCCGTGTATGATTTTTATATTGACCAGCGGTGTTACGGCAAAGGCTACGAAGAATTTTTCAGGCGCTGCCAGGAGGAAGGCACGCAATTTATTCGCGGAAAAGCGGCGGAAATTACCGATCGGCCCTTGTGCCCGGAGGAAACGGGAAAGCTGATGGTGATCGCCGAAGATACGCTACTGGGCCGCCGGTTGCGCCTGCCCGTGGATATGGTGGTACTGTGCGCGGCCATGGAAGCACGCAAGAGTGCGGCCGAGGTGGGGCGACTCTTCGGCGTCAATCAGGGGGCCGACGGTTTTTTCCTGGAAGAACATCCCAAGCTGGGGCCACTGAATACGGCCACGGACGGCGTCTTTCTTGCCGGCACCTGCCAGGGGCCAAAGGACATTCCGGACACCGTAGCGCAGGCCTCGGGCGCTGCGGCCAAAGCCCTTTCCCTGGTGGTTCGGGGCCGGGTGGAGGTGCCCTCCACCATCTCTTCCATCGACCCGAATATCTGCGCTGGGTGCCAAATCTGTATCGGTTTGTGCCCCTATGGCGCCATTGAGTTTGATGCACGGCAAGGGGTTTCCGTTGTTAACCCGGCACTTTGCAAGGGATGCGGCAGTTGTTCGGGGTTTTGCCCGAGCGGAGCGGCCCAGGTGGCCCATTTCCGGAAAAAACAGATTTTTGCCGAATTTGACGGCATCATGAATGCCCTGACCGCTGTGGGAATGTAG
- a CDS encoding response regulator: MPKQSPKILIVCDELETRLFLSNLLQRKGFSTLDAEDEAGGIHLAGSESPALIILDMMMRGDGSIHIYRFLKQHGQLRKVPVLMLSAIDPARLLTYLQLQGKAWGWTVPQPEAFLEKPIETDKLLGQVCKWTKRRPK, translated from the coding sequence GTGCCGAAACAATCGCCTAAAATTTTGATCGTGTGCGACGAGCTGGAGACGAGGCTTTTTCTTTCCAATTTGCTTCAGCGGAAAGGTTTTTCCACACTGGACGCCGAGGATGAAGCCGGTGGTATTCATCTGGCCGGAAGCGAGTCTCCGGCGCTGATCATTCTCGACATGATGATGCGTGGGGATGGAAGCATTCATATCTACCGGTTTTTAAAACAGCATGGGCAGCTCAGGAAGGTGCCGGTGCTGATGCTTTCCGCCATTGATCCGGCCCGGTTGTTGACCTATCTGCAACTTCAGGGAAAGGCATGGGGCTGGACTGTACCGCAACCGGAGGCCTTTCTGGAAAAACCCATCGAAACGGACAAGTTGCTCGGGCAGGTGTGTAAATGGACGAAAAGGAGGCCAAAATGA